A segment of the Bos javanicus breed banteng chromosome 22, ARS-OSU_banteng_1.0, whole genome shotgun sequence genome:
CTGCACATGGACATGCTGGAGGAGCAGCACCACCAGGCCATGCAGTTCACAGCCAGCGTCCTGCAGCAGGTACCGCTGGCTGCCCCTCCCTCCCAACAGCAGGGAcgtctgctccccaccccacccccccaccccatgaTGCTTAGGATCCTGAGAAACCCACCAGCTGGCAAAAGAAAATCAGTGCTTTTTCTGTCTGCCCACCAATGAAAAGCAAGCTGATATCCTCTCAGACCGAGAGAGTGCTGCTGGGCTTAGAAAGCAGAACAGTAATGCCAAGGTACCACTGACCTTCTGATACTTGTTTGGAAAACACACGTGACAAAATAAAGAGCAGATCAGAGAAAGCAATTCCCTCTGTTAACCTCAGCTGCTTGGcgccctttcccctcccctcctctgccacCACCATTGTCAGAGATGCTGGAACCACTCCAGTGCCTTAGGCACTCAAGGATGTCCTCTGTGCCTCCTGCTTCCTGGTAAGAGGTACTGGAAGAGCCGCAATCATTCAGTAGGTCAAGTGATCGTCCTCCTTTCCCAGATGGAGGTGAAGCGGCTCACCTAGGGGAACTTCTCAAGCTAACTATCTCAGCAACCcaagtccctccctccctccctccctcctaccGGAAAAGTGGCACCCGGGACCgtccctccagcctccctccccgTGACCAAGTGTTCTTGTTTTCTGTCGTGTAGAAGAAGCACGAGGAAGACGGGGGAACTACAGACACGGCCACCATCCTGTCCAACCAGCACGAGAAAGACAGCGGCGTGGGCCGGACGGACGAGAGCACACGCAATGACGAGAGCTCGGAGCAGGAGAACAACGGCGACGATGCCCCCGCGGCCTCCCCGCCGCTGGCCGGGCAGAGGAATCTCACTTGCAGCCAGGACACCCTGGGCAGCGGCGACCTGCCCTTCAGCAACGAGTCCTTCATCTCGGCCGACTGCGCCGACGCCGACTACCTGGGCATCCCCGTGGACGAGTGCGAGCGCTTCCGCGAGCTGCTGGAGCTCAAGTGCCAGGTGAAGAGCGCCGGCCCCTACGGCCTCTACTACCCCGGCAGCACCCTGGACGCCAGCAAGAGCGACCCCGAGAGCGTGGACAAGGAGCTAGAGCTGCTCAACGAGGAGCTGCGCAGCATCGAGCTGGAGTGCCTCAGCATCGTGCGCGCGCACAAGATGCAGCAGCTCAAGGAGCAGTTCCGCGAGCCCTGGATGCTGCACAACAGCGGCTTCCGCAACTACAACACCAGCGTGGACGTGCGCAGGCGCGAGCTCGCGGACATCACCGAGCTGCCCGAGAAGTCCGACAAAGACAGCTCGAGCGCCTACAACACCGGCGAGAGCTGCCGCAGCACCCCACTCACCTTGGAGATGTCCCCCGACAACTCCCTGCGGAGGGCGGCCGAGGGAGAAGGTGCCGCGGAAGCTTACGGGCCGTCCCCCAAGAACCTGCTGTCCATCACGGAAGATTCCGAGGGGGGCTCCCCGAACTACAGCCCTTCCCCTAAAGAGCTGGATCCCAGCCCGGCTCCGGAGAGCAAAGAGAGGAAGCCCAGCGACGAAGGTGGCGGCGGCAGCGGGAGCCCCACCCCCGGCGCACAGCTGGGAGGCTCGTACCTGCCGCCCTTCCCGCACTCGCCCTACAAGCACGCCCACATCCCCGCGCACGCACAGCACTACCAGAGCTACATGCAGCTGATCCAGCAGAAGTCGGCCGTCGAGTACGCGCAGAGCCAGATGAGCCTGGTGAGCATGTGCAAGGACCTGAACTCAGCCAACCAGTCGGAGCCGAGGATGGAGTGGAAGGTGAAGATCCGCAGCGACGGCACGCGCTACATCACCAAGCGCCCGGTGCGGGATCGCCTGTTGCGGGAGCGCGCCCTCAAGATCCGAGAAGAGCGCAGCGGCATGACCACGGACGACGACGCGGTGAGCGAGCTGAAGATGGGGCGCTACTGGAGCaaggaggagaggaagcagcACGTGGTGAGGGCCAAGGAGCAGAGGCGGCGGCGCGAGTTCATGATGCAGAGCCGGCTCGATTGCCTGAAGGAGCAGCAGGGGGCCGACGACAGGAAGGAGATGAATATCCTCgaactcagccacaaaaagatgatgaagaagaggaataaaaagatatttgataACTGGATGACAATCCAAGAACTCTTAACCCACGGCGCAAAATCGCCAGACGGCACTAGAGTATACAATTCATTCCTCTCGGTGACTACTGTATAATTTTCACTTCTGCATTATGTACATAAAAGCGAACACTACCATTGGGGTAGCAATTCCTGCCTCGTTCAATGCGGCAAGTTTTTGTATATAAGATACATCGCAACATCATGTTTATAGTCTAAATTAGCGAGCCCTACCACTCTGGGTGTCTTAAGTGGAGAAAAACCACCCTTAACTACTATCCTGGAAGGCAATATTAACCAAACAGCTTTTTTTTCAAACAGCAAGGATACTTTTTTACTCCTTACCTTTTACATAAagtttttaaagttcaaaaagaTCTTTTACTACGCATACCTTCACAGAATAATTTGTTTAAACTATATTCATATAAGAAAGTTAAACacgcttttttccttttctgctaaAAACACAGATATGACTGCTGGTATGTATTTTAATGGAGCTCTATTTTATAATGTTACTTTGCTGAATGTGTTTCATAGGAGTGaccattaatatattatttaggtCAAAGCTTCAACTCAAACCCACCAAACTCTGTGGTTAACTATATATAATGCACATAACCAAACCAGAGGTGTTTAGAATTGGGATACACACTAAACATTTTTTCTGGTTAAAGTTCCCAAGAGAGTGTAAAGGTTTTAACAGAAGGCAAAATATAATGCAACTTTGTGGGAGTTTACAGCATGTTTGCAAATACTGCAACTCATTGGAGGACTTTTTGCATGTACAGGAAAGTTGTGGATGGAGAAGGTTTGTGGAATTTTAAGTGCTCATTGTAGGAGAAACCTTTGCTTTGTAGATTCAAAGGGAGACTTTTACAAGCAAATTCACAGAATCATGATTAGttataaacaagtaaatgaagttaaaataaattattattttctatgttttgaaGTGTTCCTCATTTTGCAGTGGTGCCTATAAAATAAAAGCCTTTTTTGCAgtgtttccttctttccttcattgTCTTACTTGATgctttggaagaatttgagtgTTTCAGATCATCCTGCCTGGACTCCAAAGACAGATGTACAAAgtctgttaggaaaaaaaaaaggaatcaaacaCTCACCATTTACTCTAGCCTTACAGAAAGCCTCAACTTGACCCACGTCTACCCTACAGACTTGAACAAGCAAGTTTATCAACCAACATCATGTTTACAATTTCTGTGAAATTTCTTTGGTTTCTGGCAACCATTACTGCCTGTCAGTAATATCTAACATCTCTGAGATGTTGGATTTCTAAGACACATCTGCAAAATCTATAACATTTCCATAGAATAACAAGGTACACCAAAGTAGGTGGGCTTCAAAACTGGTATCTTTCAGACTCCAACAACCCACAGGATTCTACATAATGAATTTGTTACATACTGTTCCCTGATTACAGCATTCACACAAGTTTCAGCTATAATACCTCCTGAAAAGAcacatacatgaatgaatgaatgagattacAAAGTGTATCATTTTCACTTACCTGGATGCCAGATAATTTCTCACTGAAACTTGAAGTATCCAGGTATTTAGGTGTCTGCGACTTAGATTCCTTCAACACACCCTGTTTGAACCAAAATTCCTCCCTTGCAGTCAGAAAAGACTTATTAGTAGTCATACTTCCATTAGAACAACCTAATGAAGATAAGACACTGATATCTTAATGGGGAGGAATAAATATATCTGTTCATTGCCTCTGCAAGACCAGGCACTGCAAAGATCATTACCCATGCTACGTGAGTTTTTGCAAAAGGTGGACTATTAGCACCATGGTTTTCAATACTCTCCAAGGTAAAGTTCCAACAGATGATTGGATCTTTGGCTCCAGCTCTCTTACCTCCCATCTGTCCTCACTAGTCCACGTGTTACCAAGACCCAGAACAGTCAGATGGATTACAAGTTGCTGTGAGACATATACAGGTTGTAAGAGTTAAGTGCGTGGGTTTCTCTGGGGAAATAGCTTTACCTGCCTCATGCGTTCTCATTAAAGATCAGAGTGTTATATATTGGCACAAGGAGGGCAGACTTCTGATTCTCCATAACAGCCACTCCCCCTGGATGGGTGACTCAACTTTATTCCTAAAATCTAAGgggaaagaaatgagaatttACTGATTATCCAGTGCTATACCTTTCAACACAGTAGCCACTAGCTACAGCTGGCTATTAAACACATACAAATACGGTTAGTCTAAACCGAGCTGTTCTGAGAAAATGTCTTTCAAAGACGTAGtactaaaaaaaagacaaaatacttcAGTAGTTCTTTGCATGTTCAAATGATAATACTTCGCATATCTTGgattaaattatttcaatttcAGCTTTTTACTTTTTCAGGTGGTTactaaaaacatttaaatcacAGATGTGACTcaacactttatttctattggcTAGCACCaataccggagaaggcaaggCACCcgaccccagtactcttgcctggaaaatcccatggacagaggagcctggtgggctgccgtctatggggttgcacagagtcggacacgactgaagcaacttagcagcagcagcagcaccaataCAGACCAAAACACGAGACCTCTCCAAATTCACAGGCCAGTTCTGCCAGGCAGAGGGCCTTGTCAACAGGTCAGATTAAGAACGGTGTCCAGATGAGTGTAGGGCTGTGATCTAAGTTTGCACCCCCTGATACCCAACCCTTTACCTTCCCCGCTCTGCCTCCACCAGCTTCTCAAGAAGTAATTCTAAGTCTCTGGGTTGGGCTACTCCTTGTAGCCTAGTCAACATCATGATAAAAGGAACTGCTTCAAAGTGACAGACATTTCACTCGGTTCCCCTTGGAGTTTTAAGTGACAAAATATTCTAACACCACTGGCAAAAACATATGACATAAAAATCTAGGAACTGGAGGCACTAATTAagcttttcatcttttaaatgaaaacaggatGCCCTAAAAAGCAAGAACCACAAATGTGATGCGGCAGGACTATCCACTGCCAGGGGAAAGCTAGCTAGAGAACTAATGAGGATTATAAACTAAACTTTGAAAAGTAACCAAATACATTATCTAGTTGGAGTCTAAGAAGTAGGTTACAGGTTACTTGTTAGCAAAATTGCCCAGAACCGAAGAAGCAAACAATTCTGCCAGAAGCAACCACAACTCCCACTTTTATTTCAGCTTCCCAATTGTTTTAAGTGCATTAAGATTTCTGCAGAATATcaactaattaaaaagaaatcactaAAATGGAGATAAGATGCAAGAATTCTCAATGGCTACTGCTGTACTCTTCAATTTTGATTAAACATGAATTCCCTAAAGCAGTCAGAAAACAAAGTGTGGTTCTTTGAGTTTTGTTCAGATGGGTTTTCCTGCTTACAGGATCCATTTTCCTTAGCTTCCAGTTTGAACTAATCCTGAAAGGGCAGGGGCCATGGGGCCGTGTGCTCTGCCTGTAGCCTGGCACTGccttttaatggcagaaagctgaCCTCAGTGCACtcagcatctttttaaaatgaaaaatgagaaattaatgatCCTTACTTGAATGGGGCTATTGCAGAGTTACATTTGCTTACCAATTTGGTAATTCTAGAAAAAATCCTCAGAAACCAAATGAAACTCCCCAGATGTCAGAGCCTCTCAAAAATATATCAGGATTAAATGGAACTGTGTTCATTCCTCCTCCTCAGCTGCCACCCCAGACTATGGGTTTGATTTGAAGAATCATCACTATCTCTATGCTCCAGGCGCTGTGTCAGAAACCAACATGGATTTGTTCAGCCAGGAGTTTTTGTGCCTGCTGTGTTTAAGATCATAATGAGTTCTCATGGAGCTctcctcagctcagttcagtcactcagtcgtgtccgactatttgcgatcctgtagactgcagcacgccagccttccctgtccatcaccaactcccaaagcctactcaaactcatgtccatcgaatcagtgatgccatccaaccatctcatcctctgtcgtccccttctcctcccaccttcaatctttcccagcatcacggtcttttctaatgaaccagttctcatcaggtggccaaagtattaaataagaaaagaaaaatccaatcATCACACCAATACTTTAAACATACTTTAAACATATCAACAAGGTTAGAGGTGGAGGGCAGATAGGAGATCAAGTGCCGGATTTCAGGGAGGGTCTCTCATAGAGTTACGGTTGAGCTAAGAGCCAGTGGATGGATGTTAGTTAACTGGGAAGACAAGTCATATTTGAGGCAAAGCAAACCAtgtgtgcaaaggcccagaggtgggCACACTTTAAATAAACATGCTTTATTTCAAACAAACCAGTGTACTTGACAGAATGATGGGTAGTAAGAGTGGGGAGACAGGTAGGAGCCAAACAGCTGAGAGTACTCTGGTTCAATTTTACATATACAAGCCCACTCAGCAAAGGATCAGCAAGTCAGTCACTCagagtaaaaaacctgcctgGGCAGAGTAGGAAAGtggtcctccctcccctcctccctcccttcataTTTAGACACAACTCATCAGGAAGGAAGAGTCACAGACACCGAGAACAGAGTGGAGGGCGTCAAGGGGGAGGCAGTTGAGAGAGTGATGGAGTGGGAGGTCGGTGTTATCAGACATaaccttttatatatatagaacagatagacaacaaggtcctactgtatagcatggggaactgtactcaatttttccaatggaaaagaatattttaaagaacacacacacacatatatataactgaatcaccttgctgtacagcagtaattaacactgtaaatcaactgtacttcaataataAAAGAATAGAGCAGCCACTgtaggaaaaaattttaataaataaaaatacttaaagaggAGACGAAAGTGAAATTTGGATGCCCAGGAAACAAATTGTACGTGTATCGCCTGAGCCTGGAGACCACTCAGGGCATGGGCCAAGCCTACACTCATGCTACAGATGAAATATTTGTGTCCCCAGGAAACCTAATCCCTAAGGTGACGTGTGAGAAGATGGACCCTCTGGGAAGTGATCAGCTCATGAGGCTGgagtcctcatgaatgggatcAGCACCCTATGAAAGAGGCCCTCCAGAGACCCCACCTCCACCATGCAATGAGACAGAAGATGCCCACTGCAATCCCCAAGAGGGCTGCTCCCGAGCCTGAGCTTGCTGACACCTGGGTCTCAGACATCCAGTGGTCAGAGATGAGAGACATTTCTTCTGTTTAGAAGCCACCCCATCTTATCGTATTTTGTTAACAGCAGTCAGAACAGATAGAGACATTTGGTTTCTCTTGAGGGAATCACCACCTGGTACCAAATGCTACTACAACCATTTCTCAGAAAACTCTAAAAGGACGCCAGATCTGAGTTACAAATTCGGGCTCTACTGTAGCTGGCAGgggacaaaggtctgtctaaggACGTGAAGTGCAGTTGACTGGCTTGCctctgagacctgggttcgatccctgggtttgggaagatcccctggagaagggaaaggctacccactccagtattctggcctggagaattccatggactgcatagtccatgggatcgcaaagagtcagacaccactgagcaactttcacagtaCAGAGTTCTCTCTGATCTAAAAAATACAGACATGAAGCCAGCTCTCAATGAAAGTTAATTCACTGTGCAAACTCAGGGAACTCTTATTTAAAAAGTCTGAATGCTTACATGTTACAGGCTCTCTGGTCGCAAGATCCGCCCgcacaccacccctcccccaggtgtGGATGCCCACCATTCCGCCATCGCTCTGTGGTCCGCATGCACACAATCTTTTCTTTACTCGCCAGCTCTAcaatgccccctcccccaccacagcaTAAAGAACTGTTTTCCCTTAGGCAACCTGACTGAATACATGAGATTTCCCACTGGGGAGGAGAAGCCAACCCCGGTCCTACCTGGCCCACCTGCCAGGATTCCACACGGATCACGGAAGTGGCTGAATGAAGAAGGGCAGACACACGGggaagaagagcaaagagagCTTTGCCTTGCTGCCCATCTGCCTTCAGCCCTTCTCAGCCCTTCAAGTGGCCAAGGAGCATCTACTACATACTGATCCCTCTGCTGGGACCAGCAACACACTGGGAGCAAGACAGAGATGAATCCCCTTCACAGAATACCCCTTCTGCCAGTGgcaagctaaaaaagaaaaaaaaaaaaaaaagtgcaaataaacaaaagactTGCAAATCATATTGGGCAAACAAGCACAGGCTGAGAGAAGCACTACCCACTCAAGCAGGGGTCTCACAATAGGATCCCTGAACTCACAGCACCAGCAGCACCTGCGATATTACTGGAAATGGAAATtcttgggccccaccccagaccaacTGATTTGGACACTTAGAGGTCACGCAGTCTGCTTTCTTCAAGCCCTTCAAGTGACGAGATGCATGCCAAAGTTTCAGAAACTGTAAACAAACAGGAATTTTGACTGTTTTGGttctgaagggtttttttttttccttgttggtTTCTTTTGACCCCTAATTCTTAGACCAGTTCCTGACATAGCAGGGGCCTTAGAGAATACGTGGAGTGAACCATCAGGTGGGTTATTGTACTTTAAGCTGGATTATCAGAAAAAAACACCCTAAATATCTAAGTGAGCTCTAAAGTTGGGGAAAGAGACAGCCATGCACAGTGTGGGCAAGGATATTCCATGCCACCTCTCACAGAAAGTACAAAAGCCCTCGGGTAGGAAGGCATTTTCTCTGGAACCAGGCTGCCTGACAAGCCATGCTTTGCAGTTTCAGCGTCCCATCTCTGATTCTAGGATCCAGAGTCTTATCCACCCTCAAGGAACACAAAGGTAGGCATCCTCGTTGCTTAATGAGCAGTTGAAAAACCTACCCTCTCTGTAAGCAGGACTGCCTTTCTTATTTGGCTGCGCTTGTAAGAGCAGGGCCTGCTGTAGCCCAGGCCCTCCTTTAAAGAGCCTGGCTGGTTCTCCCCTCAGGGTGAACTCTCAGTGACCTCGGACAAAGCGCTTCCCAGCTGTCACCCAGTAAGCAAGGTGCGAGACCCGGGGTAGTCTGACTTCCTACACTGTAACCCGCAGTCCTCCTCACTTCAAGACAATAAACAAGGAATGCTCCAGAACAAATTCAAGACAGCTTCATAAAAAGATGAACAACAGCTGATgaaagaaagcaatgacaaataCGACTGCAGTGACTCAAGGTGCCTGGAGCCAGAGGAGCAGGCTGGGGTCAGGTCAAAGCTGATACTCACAGCACTGTCAAGACCCAGCTGCGGTCTACAGAACATACAAGGCCAACCAGCCTGAGAGATCTCCCGCATTCACCTTCATCCAGAAAACGAAAAAAAGATGCAATCTTTCCTCTAATTACACCCCTTGGGAAAATATCCTTTTAATACTAAAAAATACCTGCAGAATATTAACATAGATACTTTTTATAGTTATAAAAGGGAAAGAATGTGCTGTAGATGTCTTTAAGATCCCCACCATATTTTTTCACTTCTAGCAGACGATCAGAGCTTAGATGAGGGGCAAGTAAACTTTTTCAGTAAGTATCTTAGGTTATGTGGGGCCAGAGACAGAATCAAGGATATGAACATTCCTGCAACTTTCAGTGATGAACTTCAAAGTATATGAGTACAATTTTTAGAAATACAGGACTACTAATGACAAGAATGGGAtcaagatatgtgtgtgtgtcgggggggtAACGTTTTGCTTACCTGGGGATCAAAGCTAAGGGTTCCTATCATTAAATTGGTTACAAATATTCATCAGTAAAAACCATTCTTCAATCATGGGCTGTAAAATAACAGATGGCAGACTGCATTTAGCTCATGGGCCctagtttgctgatttctagcTGAGATCCTGTATTAGGATTCTCCGAAGCAGTAGCGTGAGAGTGAGTATGAGAGAGAATGTCTGGGTGTGTGTCAGATAGAAAGGTATTTTCTATAAGGaattggctgtgtgtgtgtacacacagatACATGTGTATGGATGTAGGCAGAGAGATATTTTCTATAAGGGACTGGCTCACATACTTGTGCAGGCAAGCAAGTCCCATGATGTGCATGGCAAGCTAGCAAGCTGGAACCCAGGAGAGCCAATGATGCAGTCCTGGTTGGAAGGCTGGTCGGCTCGAGACCCAGGAATTGCTAATGTGTCAGCTTGAGCCCAAAGGCAAGAAAAGGCTGATGTCCTAGTCCGAAGGCCATGAGGCAGGAAGAAATCTCTCTTGAGAAGAGTAGCatccttttgttctattcaggacATCAACTGAGTGGATGAGGCCCGCCCACACTGAGAGCAATCTATTTTACTCAGTTTCTTGATTTAAATATTCATCTCATCCCAACACACCTCGTTTCTGAGTATCTATTTAAAAGTGAAGTAAAATCACAGCCAGTGTGCAGAGAGCCAGGTACAAGCATCATTGCAGGGTCAGAAGATTAGGTGCAAACTGGCAACTGGTCAGGTCTTCAGACAAAAGGCGGGTGGCCCAGATTCCAGTGTGAGAACAGCAAGAAGATGGAGGAGAATCCAGTCTCTCCCCTCTGGATTTCAGGGCCCAGGACAGAGACTGGACCTCTGGCTGATTGTAAAGGGCTGGAGCATGAAAAGGGTATCCGGACAGAAGACATTGCATGGGGCCCCCAGAAGGTACTTGCATCCCtgcaggaaaggaggaagagggaggggccTCAGCCAAGACAACTCACACAGTCACCCACTGGCGAGGCAGCCGGTGGGCAAATCTACGATACTTTTATAAGGATTCTTCTCAACAGAAGTCAGAGATCAAGTCTAACTCTGCTCAAAGGGTCAGCAACACAGtcttgaatattttcaaaatattagtcTACCAAGATGCTAAGAAGTATTATTATGAAAACGTTCCATATTCTGAAAGGAATATAGATACATTGGATTAAACCAAGTGAAACATTATTTATTGACTGTAGGACTCACCAGTGACTTTGATATGACATGGAATGTTATAAGcctccccaaaaaagaaagaaatacactcacttacgtgtggaatctgAAACATGCCACAAAAGAACAAATCTATGGAAcagcagcagactcacagacacagtggacagacctgtggttgccaagggaggagggaagggagaaggatggattgggagcttgggattagagGATGCAACCTGTTACACAGTGAATGGAGAAACAACAAGGCCTGGCTGTACTTatggcacaggaaactatattcaatatcataatggaaaggaatatgaaaaaagaattacATATAATAGTtttgctgtatggcaaaaactaccacaacactgtaaatcaatcacattgttgtttagttgctaacttgtgtccgactctttcatgacctcgtggactgtagcccaccaggggtcctctgtccatgagatttcccaggcaagaatactggagtgggttccttctccggggaatcttcccgacccagggatcaaacctgagtttcctgcaatggcagcaagattctttatagctgagccatcagggaagccccaaatcaactataaataaaatactttcttagaaaagagaaatatcaaaGACTCCAATTTTTTTCATTgccaacttttcattttatagttcTTTTCACAATACCCAATCACATCTCTGAGAACAACTTACTTAAGGAAGTAATTGGATAATGCTggtaatgagattttttttttttttcttttttgcattggagaaggaaatggcaacccactccagtgttctcgcctggagaatcccagggacggggagcccggtgggctgccgtccatggggtcacccagactcggacatgactgaagcaacttagcagcatattTCTATTTTGTGGCAATCTCAGGATACTCTGCCCTGACTTTAGGGTTAGGGTTCACGCTTCTGAGaattaaatgctgctgctgatttGAAAGGAGGCAGAATTTGGGTGGTAACGTGAGCAAGGAGGAATggatgtaaatacagatgaagctttgctagctgccccccaaccctgcctcacctcctgctgtgtggcctggtgTGGGGGGTTTGGGGCCAGATTCCTGCAGTTCCTTCTAGCTCTTTCTGTAGTTTCGTTAAGTCGAGGACTCAGACACTTAGTGAGGCTAAATAAAGCCCAGGACTAAGATGGGGTGGAGTAGTGGTAATGAGCTTTGAAGGATGACTACTTTTAGAGAGAAAGCAGTAAGTCAGCTGACAATCAAGCCAGCCAGCCAGACGTCCATGGCTCCcctgcagagaaagaaaaagttagtccctgccattttctcctcacaGGTCTCTACCTGGGGCAGAAAGAGCTGGAGTCCTTAAGAAACATCCTCCAGTTCTCCCACATCAAGGAATCAAACTACCATTTAAAGACTGGTGAGGCAGTAAAAGCAA
Coding sequences within it:
- the PDZRN3 gene encoding E3 ubiquitin-protein ligase PDZRN3, with the translated sequence MGFELDRFDGDVDPDLKCALCHKVLEDPLTTPCGHVFCAGCVLPWVVQEGSCPARCRGRLSAKELNHVLPLKRLILKLDIKCAHAARGCGQVVKLQQLPEHLERCDFAPARCRHAGCGQVLLRRDVEAHMRDACDARPVGRCQEGCGLPLTQGEQRAGGHCCARALRAHNAALQARLGALHKALKKEALRAGKREKSLVAQLAAAQLELQMTALRYQKKFTEYSARLDSLSRCVAPPPGGKGEETKSLTLVLHRDSGSLGFNIIGGRPCVDNQDGSSSEGIFVSKIVDSGPAAKDGGLQIHDRIIEVNGKDLSRATHDQAVEAFKTAKEPIVVQVLRRTPRTKMFTPPSESQMVDMGTQTDITFEHIMALSKMSSPTPPVLDPYLLPEEHPSAHEYYDPNDYIAGIHQEMDREELELEEVDLYRMNSQDKLGLTVCYRTDDEDDIGIYISEIDPNSIAAKDGRIREGDRIIQINGIEVQNREEAVALLTSEENKNFSLLIARPELQLDEGWLDDDRNDFLDDLHMDMLEEQHHQAMQFTASVLQQKKHEEDGGTTDTATILSNQHEKDSGVGRTDESTRNDESSEQENNGDDAPAASPPLAGQRNLTCSQDTLGSGDLPFSNESFISADCADADYLGIPVDECERFRELLELKCQVKSAGPYGLYYPGSTLDASKSDPESVDKELELLNEELRSIELECLSIVRAHKMQQLKEQFREPWMLHNSGFRNYNTSVDVRRRELADITELPEKSDKDSSSAYNTGESCRSTPLTLEMSPDNSLRRAAEGEGAAEAYGPSPKNLLSITEDSEGGSPNYSPSPKELDPSPAPESKERKPSDEGGGGSGSPTPGAQLGGSYLPPFPHSPYKHAHIPAHAQHYQSYMQLIQQKSAVEYAQSQMSLVSMCKDLNSANQSEPRMEWKVKIRSDGTRYITKRPVRDRLLRERALKIREERSGMTTDDDAVSELKMGRYWSKEERKQHVVRAKEQRRRREFMMQSRLDCLKEQQGADDRKEMNILELSHKKMMKKRNKKIFDNWMTIQELLTHGAKSPDGTRVYNSFLSVTTV